From the Schistocerca cancellata isolate TAMUIC-IGC-003103 unplaced genomic scaffold, iqSchCanc2.1 HiC_scaffold_1143, whole genome shotgun sequence genome, one window contains:
- the LOC126159434 gene encoding uncharacterized protein LOC126159434, giving the protein MGNENSKGVTIPNKSGSWEPSAMEAVKDVTEKVAVDLGALLDAGDDAMVTLVAGDTRLVAHRAVLVDRSPVFAAMFAHDTLEASTGVVSIADVGGPVLRQLVSYLYTLRAPQLPAMAAQLLAAADKYGVSGLKAECERQVAAQLTVETAAAAAALAVRHSCSDLRRAAVEFMKTRTREVMATQGWADAMWKQPQDLIEVSPLLYDPPPKIRRLSAKERCSRLIQVAEQGAVGELRALLAQGADVEARGGVWGWTALHCAAQRGDVEMAWLLVEAGAAVDARDSWWQRTPLHVAAMWGGTAVARLLLWATADPNARDGRGWTPLHWAAANRHAEVAAVLLEAGADRGATASDGRTALDLASDENEWRLMELLS; this is encoded by the exons AACCGTCAGCAATGGAAGCAGTTAAGGACGTCACGGAGAAGGTGGCCGTGGACCTGGGTGCCCTCCTAGACGCCGGGGACGACGCCATGGTGACGCTCGTGGCAGGCGACACGCGGCTGGTGGCGCACAGGGCCGTCCTGGTGGACAGGAGCCCCGTGTTCGCCGCCATGTTCGCCCACGACACCCTCGAGGCGAGCACTGGCGTGGTGAGCATCGCCGACGTGGGGGGCCCCGTGCTGAGGCAGCTGGTCTCCTACCTGTACACCCTGCGGGCCCCCCAGCTGCCCGCGATGGCCGCCCAGCTGCTGGCCGCAGCGGACAAGTACGGCGTGTCAGGGCTGAAGGCGGAGTGCGAGCGGCAGGTGGCCGCCCAGCTGACCGTGGAGACCGCGGCGGCCGCAGCCGCCCTCGCAGTCCGCCACTCTTGCAGCGACCTCAGGCGGGCCGCCGTCGAATTTATGAAGACACGAACCCGTGAGGTGATGGCCACTCAGGGGTGGGCGGATGCCATGTGGAAGCAGCCGCAAGACTTGATCGAAGTGAGCCCGCTGCTGTACGATCCACCACCAAAAATCAG GAGGCTCTCTGCAAAGGAGAGATGCAGCAGACTGATCCAGGTGGCCGAGCAGGGGGCAGTGGGGGAGCTGAGGGCGCTGCTCGCCCAGGGGGCCGACGTGGAGGCGAGGGGTGGGGTGTGGGGGTGGACTGCCCTGCACTGTGCAGCACAAAGGGGAGACGTCGAGATGGCGTGGCTGCTGGtggaggcgggggcggcggtggacgcCAGAGACAGCTGGTGGCAGAGGACGCCTCTGCACGTGGCTGCAATGTGGGGTGGCACTGCTGTGGCGAGGCTGCTTCTGTGGGCGACTGCCGATCCCAACGCCAGGGATGGCAGAgggtggacgccgctgcactgGGCAGCAGCCAATCGCCACGCAGAAGTTGCGGCTGTGCTGCTCGAGGCGGGGGCTGACAGGGGGGCCACAGCTAGTGATGGTCGGACAGCACTGGACCTCGCCAGTGATGAAAATGAGTGGAGGCTGATGGAGTTGCTGTCATGA